A portion of the Caldanaerobius fijiensis DSM 17918 genome contains these proteins:
- the ftsH gene encoding ATP-dependent zinc metalloprotease FtsH, with the protein MRGGKGLNKFLKSASFYILVLIAIYAIVQLWGTATPEQPLKYNYTQLVQQIRNNNVSELTIIDKNVMGTLKDGTRFQSYILDTTSFSQFLQPYIDRGLVVNPQPVSEPPWWLQLLPTAAFIVLFVIFWLIFIQQSQGGGSRVMSFGKSRAKMLNEDKRRVTFNDVAGADEEKEELKEIVEFLKSPRKFIELGARIPKGVLLVGPPGTGKTLLARAVAGEAGVPFFSISGSDFVEMFVGVGAARVRDLFEQAKKNSPCIVFIDEIDAVGRHRGAGLGGGHDEREQTLNQLLVEMDGFSVNEGIIILAATNRPDILDPALLRPGRFDRQVVVGIPDVKGREEILKVHSRNKPLAPDVDLKVLAKRTPGFTGADLENLMNEAALLSARRGKKQISMEELEESITKVIAGPEKKSRVITEEDKKLTAYHEAGHAVVAKLLPHADPVHEVSIIPRGRAGGYTMSLPEKDRYYISKSEMLDQIVQLLGGRVAEKLVLNDISTGAQNDLERATKIAREMVTEYGMSEKLGPMIYGSDRDEIFIGRDLGRARNYSEEVAAEIDSEMRRIIEECYKRAEELLSENINKLHGVAKALIEKEKLNKEEFEEVFASA; encoded by the coding sequence ATGAGGGGAGGCAAAGGCTTGAATAAGTTCTTGAAAAGCGCCAGTTTTTACATTCTGGTATTGATAGCTATATACGCCATTGTGCAACTATGGGGAACAGCTACGCCAGAACAACCGCTAAAATATAATTATACACAATTGGTGCAACAGATAAGGAATAACAACGTCAGCGAGCTAACTATTATAGATAAAAATGTGATGGGGACATTAAAAGATGGTACGAGATTTCAAAGCTATATACTGGATACCACCAGTTTCAGCCAGTTCTTACAGCCTTATATAGATAGAGGCCTTGTAGTTAATCCGCAGCCCGTATCTGAGCCGCCGTGGTGGTTGCAGCTGTTGCCCACTGCCGCATTTATCGTACTGTTTGTGATATTTTGGTTGATATTTATACAGCAATCACAAGGCGGCGGGAGTAGAGTGATGAGCTTTGGCAAGAGCAGGGCAAAGATGCTTAATGAAGATAAAAGAAGGGTTACTTTCAATGATGTGGCAGGAGCCGATGAAGAAAAAGAGGAATTAAAAGAGATTGTAGAGTTTTTAAAATCTCCCAGGAAGTTCATAGAGTTAGGGGCGAGGATACCTAAAGGAGTTTTACTGGTTGGGCCTCCCGGAACCGGTAAGACTCTATTAGCCCGCGCTGTAGCCGGTGAAGCAGGTGTGCCTTTTTTTAGTATCAGTGGATCTGACTTTGTGGAGATGTTTGTGGGCGTTGGCGCAGCAAGAGTGAGAGATCTATTTGAGCAAGCCAAGAAAAATTCACCGTGTATAGTGTTTATTGATGAGATCGATGCTGTGGGACGCCATAGAGGTGCTGGTCTGGGAGGAGGCCATGATGAGAGAGAACAGACGCTAAACCAGCTTCTGGTGGAAATGGATGGTTTCAGTGTAAATGAGGGTATTATAATCCTTGCTGCTACCAATAGACCCGACATATTGGACCCCGCCCTTTTGAGACCCGGGCGATTTGATAGACAGGTGGTGGTAGGTATACCCGATGTGAAGGGGAGGGAAGAGATATTAAAAGTGCATTCCCGAAATAAACCCCTAGCTCCTGATGTAGATTTAAAAGTATTGGCAAAGAGGACGCCAGGTTTTACAGGAGCTGATCTTGAGAATCTTATGAATGAAGCTGCTCTTTTGTCTGCTCGAAGAGGCAAAAAGCAGATATCTATGGAAGAACTGGAAGAATCCATTACTAAGGTTATTGCGGGTCCTGAGAAGAAGAGCAGGGTTATAACTGAGGAAGATAAAAAACTGACGGCGTACCATGAAGCGGGTCATGCCGTCGTAGCCAAATTACTCCCTCATGCTGATCCTGTTCACGAAGTGTCTATTATACCCAGAGGCAGGGCGGGCGGCTATACTATGAGCCTTCCGGAAAAAGACAGGTATTATATATCCAAGTCTGAGATGCTGGATCAAATCGTGCAGCTATTAGGGGGAAGAGTTGCTGAAAAATTGGTGCTGAACGATATAAGCACAGGCGCTCAAAATGACCTGGAGAGGGCTACGAAAATCGCCCGTGAGATGGTGACAGAGTACGGCATGAGTGAAAAACTCGGGCCCATGATATACGGTTCAGATAGGGATGAGATATTTATAGGTAGAGACCTAGGGAGGGCTCGAAATTATAGTGAAGAGGTAGCTGCTGAAATTGATAGCGAGATGAGGCGTATAATTGAAGAGTGTTATAAAAGGGCGGAAGAGTTGTTAAGTGAAAATATAAATAAACTTCACGGTGTGGCTAAAGCGCTTATAGAGAAAGAAAAACTGAACAAAGAAGAGTTTGAGGAAGTATTTGCTAGTGCATAA
- the hpt gene encoding hypoxanthine phosphoribosyltransferase, whose protein sequence is MFEQDISEILIGEDELKDKVKELGRIITRDYAGKEPVLIGVLKGAIMFISDLIRYIDLPITIDFMAISSYGASTRSSGVVKIIKDLDHSIQDKDVIIIEDIIDSGLTLSYLRKNLMERGPRSIKICTLLDKPERRMTDVKVDYVGFTIPDKFVVGYGLDYAEKYRNLPYIGVLKPEIYND, encoded by the coding sequence ATGTTTGAACAGGATATTTCAGAGATATTGATAGGTGAGGATGAGTTAAAAGACAAGGTTAAAGAGCTCGGCCGGATTATAACACGTGATTATGCTGGCAAAGAGCCTGTACTCATAGGAGTTTTAAAGGGTGCTATCATGTTTATATCAGACCTGATAAGGTATATTGATCTTCCCATCACTATAGATTTTATGGCTATATCCAGCTATGGCGCTTCCACTCGTTCATCAGGAGTTGTAAAGATTATAAAAGATCTGGATCACAGCATACAAGATAAGGATGTCATCATTATAGAGGATATAATAGACAGCGGCCTTACTTTGAGCTATTTGCGAAAAAATCTCATGGAGAGAGGTCCCAGGAGTATAAAGATATGTACGCTCCTGGATAAGCCTGAGAGAAGAATGACCGATGTAAAAGTAGATTATGTCGGCTTTACTATACCTGATAAATTTGTAGTGGGGTATGGCCTTGATTATGCTGAAAAGTACAGGAACCTTCCTTATATAGGGGTGTTAAAACCGGAGATATATAATGATTAA
- a CDS encoding thioesterase family protein: MHKRVFKTLFFLIFFVIIGLIKNFRKNFRKVVRLLEYGIQVGLNSTIETIVEEKDLAVTYGSGSVRVLATPAMISLMEKAAMFSVELHLPGDKATVGTNIAVKHLRPTPLGMKIRIYAELINIDNRRLTFKVEAYDEVEKIGEGTHERYIIDVDKFMEKCENKLNR; the protein is encoded by the coding sequence GTGCATAAAAGGGTTTTTAAAACCCTGTTTTTTTTGATTTTTTTTGTTATAATAGGTTTGATTAAAAATTTTAGAAAAAATTTTAGAAAGGTCGTGAGATTATTGGAGTACGGGATACAGGTTGGCTTGAACTCAACTATAGAGACTATTGTGGAAGAAAAAGACCTGGCGGTCACCTATGGCAGTGGCAGTGTCAGAGTATTGGCGACACCTGCCATGATATCGCTTATGGAAAAAGCTGCTATGTTCTCGGTGGAGCTGCACTTGCCCGGTGATAAGGCTACAGTGGGCACCAATATAGCTGTCAAGCATTTACGGCCTACTCCGCTGGGGATGAAAATAAGGATATATGCTGAACTTATAAATATAGATAATAGAAGGCTAACATTTAAGGTTGAAGCCTACGATGAGGTGGAGAAAATAGGCGAAGGTACCCATGAAAGATACATAATAGACGTAGATAAATTTATGGAAAAATGTGAAAACAAATTAAATAGGTAG
- a CDS encoding formate--tetrahydrofolate ligase, producing MLSDIEIARNAKLKPIGDIARSLDISEDYIEYYGKYKAKISLELLKKLESKPNGKLILVTSINPTPAGEGKSTVTIGLGQALAKLHKKVVVALREPSLGPCMGLKGGATGGGYSQVVPMEDINLHFTGDIHAISSAHNLLSAMIDNHIHHGNKLHIDPCRILWKRALDLNDRALREIVVGLGGKRNGYPREDSFIITVASEIMAILCLAEDLADLKKRLGDIIVAYDTEGNPVTARDLKADGAMTALLKDAIKPNLVQTIEGVPAIIHGGPFANIAHGCNSLIATRMALKLGDYVVTEAGFGADLGAEKFLDIKCRMGGLKPDEIVVVATIRALKMHGGVKKGELSQENLDALHKGFDNLKRHVENMRKYRVPVTVAINAFAEDTPDEVELLTEMCKRIGVKAVFTDVWARGGEGGIQLAQEVLSVLENQESKYEPLYDLDLSIEEKIEKITKELYGGSGVLYTPEARREIKRITKMGMDKLPVCIAKTQYSFSDNPRLLGAPDGFEVTVREVYLSAGARFIVAIMGDIMLMPGLPEHPAAENIDVNENGEITGLF from the coding sequence ATGCTGAGCGATATCGAAATTGCGCGAAACGCAAAACTTAAACCCATTGGAGATATAGCGAGATCGCTGGACATATCTGAAGATTATATAGAGTATTATGGTAAGTACAAGGCAAAAATATCCCTGGAACTGCTAAAAAAGCTGGAAAGCAAACCTAATGGTAAGTTGATCTTGGTTACATCAATTAATCCTACACCAGCGGGGGAAGGCAAGTCTACTGTAACTATCGGTTTAGGACAGGCTCTTGCTAAATTACATAAAAAGGTTGTCGTTGCTTTGAGGGAACCGTCCCTTGGCCCATGTATGGGCCTTAAAGGAGGGGCCACCGGCGGAGGTTATTCTCAGGTGGTCCCTATGGAAGATATAAACCTCCATTTTACCGGTGATATCCACGCCATCTCATCTGCTCACAACCTGCTTTCTGCTATGATAGACAACCACATTCACCATGGCAATAAACTCCATATAGATCCATGTCGGATACTTTGGAAACGGGCTCTGGATTTGAATGATAGGGCGCTAAGGGAGATTGTTGTAGGTCTTGGAGGTAAGCGAAACGGTTACCCTAGAGAAGATAGCTTTATTATAACAGTGGCTTCGGAGATAATGGCGATACTATGCCTTGCTGAAGACCTTGCCGATTTAAAGAAGCGCTTAGGAGATATTATCGTGGCATATGACACAGAGGGCAATCCCGTTACGGCAAGAGATCTTAAAGCAGACGGGGCCATGACTGCTCTTCTCAAAGACGCTATAAAGCCTAATCTGGTCCAGACCATTGAAGGGGTGCCGGCGATTATTCATGGCGGACCGTTTGCCAATATAGCCCATGGCTGTAACAGTCTCATTGCAACTAGAATGGCTTTAAAATTGGGAGATTATGTGGTCACAGAGGCTGGTTTTGGAGCGGACCTTGGCGCGGAAAAGTTTCTCGATATCAAGTGCAGAATGGGCGGGCTGAAACCCGATGAAATAGTAGTTGTTGCCACCATAAGAGCGCTGAAGATGCATGGAGGGGTTAAAAAAGGCGAGCTGTCACAGGAAAACCTCGATGCCCTGCACAAGGGTTTTGATAACCTTAAAAGGCATGTAGAAAACATGAGAAAATACAGGGTGCCTGTCACAGTAGCCATAAATGCTTTTGCGGAAGATACACCTGACGAAGTGGAATTACTTACAGAGATGTGCAAGAGAATAGGTGTAAAAGCGGTATTTACTGACGTGTGGGCAAGAGGCGGCGAAGGCGGCATACAATTGGCTCAGGAGGTACTTAGCGTACTGGAAAATCAGGAGAGCAAATATGAACCTTTGTATGATTTAGATCTCTCCATTGAAGAAAAGATTGAAAAAATCACAAAAGAGTTGTACGGCGGTTCTGGTGTTTTATATACGCCAGAAGCTAGAAGAGAGATAAAAAGAATCACCAAGATGGGTATGGATAAATTGCCTGTATGTATTGCTAAGACGCAATACTCATTTTCTGATAATCCCAGGCTTTTAGGAGCTCCTGATGGATTTGAGGTCACTGTGCGGGAAGTGTACTTATCTGCAGGAGCAAGGTTTATCGTAGCTATAATGGGCGATATCATGCTTATGCCCGGATTACCTGAGCATCCTGCTGCCGAAAACATTGACGTAAATGAAAATGGAGAAATAACCGGTCTTTTTTAA